DNA from Plasmodium cynomolgi strain B DNA, chromosome 12, whole genome shotgun sequence:
CAGAAAAGGTGCCACGTTGAACAGAATGATGTATGCCATGAGAAGCATACACAGTGAAGTGgagaaatttgaaaaaatgtctAGAAATCTCATCGAGtgtattgaaaaatataaaaaggagaaacaaatttgCATATCGTCttacaaaaattacaaacaagaaatgaaagaatgTGCACGTACATTATTTACTGATGATATTTTGActagcttaaaaaaaaaagattttaaaattatttttacatacacCATTTTGCTGTCAAAAAGGGTTCCCCTGAAGAGGGAGGCTTTAAAAATGGTGCTTCTGTCCTATGTGAACCTGCTCAAcggagaggagaaaaaggaagaaaagagcCATGTTATAAATAAACGTAATGACGACGTAGATACACCCCTACTTCTAACACTTAAGTACCTATTCTATCTTAATGTAGATCACGATAAAGTTATATATAACTACATTTACTCAGAGTTAAATAATCAAATAGAAGAGTACACCCTGGAGGAACTCGTAGAAACGGTAAACTTGATCTCATCCTTtaaggataaaaaatggattaatCAGAAGTTTTTTTCTAGATGCATAAATGAGATTGTTAAAAGAAGCAAGCATATGGAGGAGGACACGTCCAATTATTTAGTCACCATTATCAAATCTTGTTCTCGCCTCAACTGCGAAATTGCGGACATCCACGTGCTGCTGGAAATGCTCAGagataattttgaaaaaaaggaaaagaaaaatattcacacACTAATTAAAGTCATATACAACCTATTTCTTTGTAACTATcacaacaacaaaaatgtgaaccaGCTAATTGATTTACTAAAATCTGAGCTTATGGGCACTAGCAAGGAGGAGGAATACCccacatataaaaaatacaccTACAATAATAATGTCGTGCTTGACACCAACCACGACTTGGAGGGGCAGGCCAGTAGGAACAACTCTTACAATCTCGCCATCTGTAATGACAATATTAGGAATATTCATCAGATTTACTTCAACACGAAGGAAAATTTGCACATGTATGCGGCTCCATCTACTCCAATCCCTTCTGTCAGTTTGTACCGCCTCAAATTCCTTGACCTCCTCATCCGATCGGACAACTTCCTATACAACAGCGTCTACAGTCCGAACTCGCActttttcgattttgtgAAGCAGCTGCGGGTGGAAGGTAATACGCACGGGAGAAATCGTCGCTAGTAAAAAGCCCACACGGGGTGAAACTGTGCAGAAAAGGGCACTCACCGAGTGGTCCTCACCGAGTGGTCCTCACGCAGTGGTCTTCACCAACGTGACCCATTCAATCGTCCTCGCAGGCAAGGACCCACGGGAgaccatttttacaaagcaggccacattttttgtgaaggAGAGCGGGTAACCCAAAGGGGCGCTTACGCCCCAGTGCAGTCACGCGCAAATATGAAGTTCTTTCCTCCGTAGAGTGACTCCCATCCGTGTTGTGCATCCGTGTTGTGCATCCATGCGATACATTCATTTCTCCCCTTCCCATCCACGTAGGTTCAAACTAGCGAGTAAGCTCGTCCACATTTACCCCATCTCGTACCTACCGGAGTTCCAAAACACGTACGTCGAATTTGTGCACAACAGGAGCATCAACAGGAACATGAAAGACAACCAGCACAAGTTCCACCGGCACCATTTAAGGTACAGGATTCGGAACCTGAAGTTTTTAGGATGGTAGGGTTGTGTGCATGTAGCGTGTTTGTGTGGATGACCACGCCATCGCCCTCACGTCAACATGTCACCTTCCTCTTACACCCCGCCTCCTCCTAGGAACCCCATCCTGCTGTACGAACACGAGTGGAAAAAGCTTAGGTATCTTACAacaaacattaaaaaaatttactgaaatattaaaaaattcataatgaagaaaaaggaagaaaaaaaaaaaaaaaaaactggggAGGATTTTTAAACTGCATGCAaccacatatatataaatacatcagTAGGTGTACATGTGTGACAACttcatgtgtacataatttcttttttctttacagaAATTATGGTGAAAAGCTggagtacataaaaaaagcgtTTAAAAGCATAAGGAGCCATACACAAGGGGGGTAGTCACGTGGTGGACAGGATAAGCGGCGAGCTGGTAGCCGGTGTGGTGCTCATAAAGGGGAAGAACGAAGGTGGGAAACAAATTGGAGGGTTCAAAAAAAGTGCGCACAGGGGAGGAGAGAAAGGAAAGAGGGAGAAATATGACACTGGAATGAGAAACCGGATAGAGCTACACACACACCCACAcgcatgtatacatatgtacacaaatgAATACGCATGCACGCACAATGCTGTGCTTCTCTTCTgaattatacataaataaactGAGCGCTGATAGATGGCAGGGGGAGGGGTGccttttgtgcatataaaacaaaaaaataaataaaaaaaataaattaaaaaaaattcaacgaTTGGGGGAGAGAACTGGGGAAAGAGCTTTGCCCAGTTTGGCCAGTTGAGCCAAAACTgccaaaggaggaaaaatgcACTCGGGGGAAATGAAGCATGAATGAGTAATGcgagcatatttttaaacgcGTAACGGGCGGAGGGTGCGCAGCTGAGaggtacatatgtacacatgtgcatgtgcatttGCATTTGCATGTGCCTATTCCGTCTTATGGCTCCACTTCGTCCGCGGACTGGTCGCTCgctgtttcctttttttttttcttcttcttcttgaaGGACATTCTTCTCCTTATGGTTTTTTGCGTCTgcgtgggggggagggaggtCGCCGTCGTGAGTGGTAGCAACGAAACGGTGAGTGATCTCGCAGTGATTGGCACGCACTCGCACCACTCGCATCACTACTGATCGATCTCTGCAGGGAGTTACCTTCAGAATCGTTCGCAAGGGCTTGTACAGGAGGGGCACAACTGGAGCCTCCACTTTGACCAAATCCACATCGATTTGCTTGCACAAgtgattcatttttgcgatttttttaatgcattcATGACTTAGGCCATGGATAGTTACGTTCCGGTTGTTTAAATTATACTGCTGTTTCACTGACGTCAGGGCCTCAATGGCGGTGTAATCAAAGAGGGTGCTTTTTCCCTTAAGAACAATATTAACAGTCGAGCTGTCCTTCTCGTAGCTAAACAGCCTCGTGAACATCTTCTTAGACGCGTAGAACAGGTGGCCTTCGATTTCGTAGTACTaagcgggggggagggaatcGCGAGGGGGGAAATGTGTAAAGGGAAGTGTGTACAGGGACGTGTGTACagggaaatgcaaaacggttaatgtgaaaaaggaaaggagaaCGAGCACGGGCATCACTCGGTGGAGTACGCACAAGTGCAtgcttctctcccttttctgcTTTAGTG
Protein-coding regions in this window:
- a CDS encoding hypothetical protein (putative), which gives rise to MSRNLIECIEKYKKEKQICISSYKNYKQEMKECARTLFTDDILTSLKKKDFKIIFTYTILLSKRVPLKREALKMVLLSYVNLLNGEEKKEEKSHVINKRNDDVDTPLLLTLKYLFYLNVDHDKVIYNYIYSELNNQIEEYTLEELVETVNLISSFKDKKWINQKFFSRCINEIVKRSKHMEEDTSNYLVTIIKSCSRLNCEIADIHVLLEMLRDNFEKKEKKNIHTLIKVIYNLFLCNYHNNKNVNQLIDLLKSELMGTSKEEEYPTYKKYTYNNNVVLDTNHDLEGQASRNNSYNLAICNDNIRNIHQIYFNTKENLHMYAAPSTPIPSVSLYRLKFLDLLIRSDNFLYNSVYSPNSHFFDFVKQLRVEGKDPRETIFTKQATFFVKESGFKLASKLVHIYPISYLPEFQNTYVEFVHNRSINRNMKDNQHKFHRHHLRYRIRNLKFLGWNPILLYEHEWKKLRYLTTNIKKIY